From Paenibacillus graminis:
GCGATGGGTGGAGGGGGAGGAGGCGGCAAAAGATTTGACGGAACCCGCTCTGCTAAAAATGGGTAAAATGATGGGGCGGCTGCATCAGGCGGCAGCGCAATTCAACCCGCCAGCAGGGTTTACCCGGCCGGTATGGGGAGCTGAGAGCTTTAGAGGGGAAATGATTAAGTTGGAACATCATTATCCCGGTTTCCTCTCAAAGAAGGCCTGGAAGTCCTATCAGGCGGCTGCCGCAAAAATAATCGCCGAGCTGGAGAAGATGGATGTCAGCAATGATACTTATGGACTGATTCACGCAGATTTACACAGCGGCAACGTCGTCTTTCATGGAGATGAGCCGCATCCGATTGATTTTGGAAGATGCGGCTACGGGTACTACCTCTATGATATGGCCGGTTCGCTGCTTGAATTGTATCCCGACCAGCGGAAGGTTTTTATCGAAGGCTACGAAAGTGTAATGAAGCTGGAAGCGGATTACGCCCGGAAGCTGGAAAGCTTCTTCATTATGGTGATGATCGGAAATTACTGTCACTATGCTCCGATCCCGGAGGAAGCCGCCCGCTTGCGGGAGGAGCAGCCCTACGCCCAGGCCTATATAAGAGAATATTTGCAGGGCACCCCGTTTGTGTTCAAGCGGATTGAACCGGCGGAAGCGTAAGGAGCCGATTTGCAAATATGCTGCCGGTTAGGGTATGTCAGAGGCAGCCGAATTGGAGAGGCAGAGAGGTTTACATTTAGGATCTGAACCGGGAGAACTGCTCTGCCATAGTAAACGGGCCCGGGATTAGAAGACTTAACGGGAATCATCGGGCAGTGTCATAAAAATGGGCTGAGGATCGGCGAGAATCCATTGCACCGCCAGCTCGCTTAATCTGGCAGGTTGCTCATAGCCAGTGATGTTACGGAAACGGTTGGCGAGTGCGGCTGCCGTTGCCTTGATCGAAGAGATTCCGTCATGTCTCTCGAGCTCCGCTACAGGCTCGACATCAAATTGCCGGTACAGCTCCAGGTGAGCATTTGCAGTTTCATCCAGCTTTACCGTTATTGATTGGTTCTGTTGAATTCAAAATCCTTGCCAATTCGACGTGGAATTAAGATATCCGGTCTACTGCTTTATTTGCTGATGACAGCAATGGCTGCCTCCACCGTAAGCAGTTCTTCGCTTTGCTGCAACATATCCTTGAGCCGGATCTTGCCTTCGGCCGCTTCACTCTCCCCGATTAGAATGATGTAGCGGATACCCTTTGTATTCGCTGCGGCCAGCGTTTTCTTCAGCTTGCGTTTACCGGTATCCACGGCAGTGCGGATGCCGGCAGCGCGAAATGCGGCGGCTGTTGTCAAGGCCTGCGGCAAGCACTCTCCAACGGGTATGACCAGCACCCTTGAAGCCTCTTCACGGACAGGCCGTTCGCCAAGCAGAGCCATAATCGACTCCATACCGAAGGATATGCCCACCGTAGGGTATTCGATATCTTCGCGCCCCACCAGCTTTCCGATGATCGAGTCATATCTGCCTCCGCCGCCCAGGCTGGAAGTGTAAGCACCGGAAGCATCGAAGATCTCATATACCGTCCCCGTGTAGAATGACAGGCCCCGTGACAGAAAAGGATCGAATACACAGGTCTCCGCGAGTCCAACCGCCGCGATCAGCCGCTGCAGAGCCAGCACCTCCAGAGCACCCGGTTGCCCGCTTAATTCATATTTCTCCACCAGCCCTTCAAAAGATGGAGCATCCATGTTCAGCAGCT
This genomic window contains:
- a CDS encoding phosphotransferase enzyme family protein, whose product is MDESCCRDHCHDRRHLLNRARRIVLWALPQYDLEWEWIRYIGMSDSVTYQIQTRNAGRFLLRIHRAQVSESEIRSELMLLRMLNGVLHFPVPEGIPGIGGDDLLAVAGEEPEFSWVTLMRWVEGEEAAKDLTEPALLKMGKMMGRLHQAAAQFNPPAGFTRPVWGAESFRGEMIKLEHHYPGFLSKKAWKSYQAAAAKIIAELEKMDVSNDTYGLIHADLHSGNVVFHGDEPHPIDFGRCGYGYYLYDMAGSLLELYPDQRKVFIEGYESVMKLEADYARKLESFFIMVMIGNYCHYAPIPEEAARLREEQPYAQAYIREYLQGTPFVFKRIEPAEA